A genomic segment from Sphingomonas astaxanthinifaciens DSM 22298 encodes:
- a CDS encoding energy transducer TonB, with amino-acid sequence MPWQPQRTDRKKTIALVAGLHLALGAGLVLGLAGDPIRRVSEAITTFDVAPPPPPPPPPAAADDSAAKREAGAPDLEAKPAPVVLPPPPVRLPVPPPLPTARESAPDTASASNAGAGQVAGPGRGANGSGDGTGGGGNGGSGSGPGGGLGSNARLVSGNLSRGDYRRIRGYGAPRGQAVLALEVGADGRVSRCQPYSTSGTPALDGELCRLLSRTRWEPARDTAGRPVAVALRYVATWDRD; translated from the coding sequence ATGCCCTGGCAGCCGCAGAGGACCGACCGCAAGAAGACGATCGCGCTCGTCGCGGGGCTGCATCTTGCGCTCGGTGCCGGGCTGGTCCTCGGTCTCGCCGGCGACCCCATCCGCCGGGTGAGCGAGGCGATCACGACTTTCGACGTCGCGCCGCCACCCCCGCCGCCGCCGCCACCGGCCGCGGCCGACGACAGCGCGGCGAAGCGCGAGGCCGGGGCGCCCGATCTCGAGGCCAAGCCGGCCCCGGTGGTCCTCCCGCCCCCGCCCGTCCGCCTTCCCGTTCCCCCGCCGCTCCCCACGGCCCGCGAAAGCGCGCCCGACACCGCCAGCGCGTCCAATGCCGGCGCGGGCCAGGTCGCGGGGCCCGGGCGCGGCGCGAACGGCAGCGGCGACGGCACCGGTGGCGGCGGCAACGGCGGGTCTGGCAGCGGCCCCGGCGGCGGCCTCGGCAGCAATGCCCGGCTCGTCTCGGGCAATCTCAGCCGCGGCGACTATCGCCGGATCCGGGGCTATGGTGCGCCGCGCGGCCAGGCGGTGCTCGCGCTCGAGGTCGGCGCGGACGGACGGGTCAGCCGCTGTCAGCCTTATTCGACCTCCGGCACCCCCGCCCTCGACGGCGAGCTTTGCCGTCTCCTGTCACGCACCCGCTGGGAGCCCGCGCGCGACACGGCCGGGCGGCCGGTTGCGGTCGCCCTGCGCTATGTCGCGACCTGGGACCGCGACTAG